In Mus musculus strain C57BL/6J chromosome 14, GRCm38.p6 C57BL/6J, the following are encoded in one genomic region:
- the Gm3727 gene encoding uncharacterized protein Gm3727 — translation MFSRLVRLCQKENGDEGETRPTEKEEGILSHEKGRRKSFWRRHRSARNTSTQNSNITNQISNINKVRELKLHKMKISNNMEEMCGILNVYMYEDLNYRMNTEFNIIKSQHEKTMLDMDKMTQSIIASMKFSEELLKDNYSYSIKQKHRLCECTQLKEKVRILLNENRKLLVEQAGTKVSHGEEKRFCEEASKNICASSAKEQQV, via the exons atgttttcccgGCTGGTCAGgctatgtcagaaagagaatggcgatgaaggagagaccagaccaacagagaaggaagagggaatcctttctcatgaaaaaggaagaaggaaatcattctggagaaggcaca ggtctgctagaaatacttcaacccaaaattccaacatcactaatcagatatcaaatataaataaagttagaGAACTGAAATTGCATAAGATGAAGATCAGCAATaacatggaggaaatgtgtggaatcctgaacgtttacatgtatgaggatttgaattacag gatgaacactgaattcaacatcattaaatcacaacatgagaagacaatgttggatatggatAAAATGACCCAGTCCATAATTGCTTCCATGAAGTTCTCTGAGGAGCTGTTaaaagataactattcctacag CATCAAGCAGAAACACCGCCTCTGTGAGTGCACTCAActaaaggaaaaagtgaggatattactgaatgagaacagaaagctgctggtggagcaggctggaaCGAAAGTGTCccatggggaagaaaagaggttctgtgaggaggccagcaagaacatctgtgcctcaagtgccaaggaacagcag gtgtga